A stretch of Leisingera sp. S132 DNA encodes these proteins:
- a CDS encoding tyrosine-type recombinase/integrase, with amino-acid sequence MSLILPIPQWPAADRTMWAALFADGGPLDGQGPLIHLRKTSRHTLSLRYGQWLKWLAATEPSTLACAPVERVTRTRLVQWLSTLDRLADMTRLMLVDGVLRVAMAAAPGRDWSQETKLRKRLRYHAGRGLQSRKHGRILSSAVLLEAGLKLVETSASRLDHSLYAATDMRDGAMISLLALMPIRLRALAGLELGSSFIVGQDLILVSIPEDLSKTGQPWEAEVPPQAAAALRAYIDKARPLLAQRGQGNISSLWLNRKGNGLRYTGIGRCIARQTLRMTGVRVPPHFFRDAAATTLARSSPESARLIRGVLGHKGFRTAERHYIHAQTIEAGRDYASLIARLKENRQ; translated from the coding sequence ATGAGTCTCATCCTGCCGATCCCACAGTGGCCTGCCGCAGACCGGACCATGTGGGCTGCTCTTTTTGCCGACGGCGGTCCCCTCGACGGCCAAGGCCCTCTCATCCATCTACGCAAGACATCGCGCCACACGCTTTCGCTTCGATACGGGCAGTGGCTGAAGTGGCTTGCCGCAACCGAGCCGTCTACGCTTGCTTGCGCCCCGGTCGAGCGGGTGACCCGCACACGGTTGGTTCAGTGGCTGAGCACGTTGGACCGTTTGGCAGACATGACACGCCTGATGCTTGTGGACGGTGTGCTCCGGGTGGCCATGGCCGCGGCCCCGGGCCGCGATTGGTCCCAGGAAACCAAGCTGCGCAAGCGCCTCAGGTACCACGCAGGGCGCGGTTTGCAGTCCCGCAAGCACGGCCGCATCCTCTCCAGCGCAGTTCTGCTGGAAGCTGGGCTCAAGCTGGTCGAAACTTCGGCATCACGCCTGGATCATTCGCTCTACGCGGCAACGGACATGCGAGACGGCGCGATGATTTCACTACTTGCCTTGATGCCCATACGCCTGCGCGCGCTCGCAGGCCTGGAACTCGGTAGCTCGTTCATTGTCGGTCAGGATCTCATCCTGGTTTCCATTCCGGAAGACTTGAGCAAGACCGGTCAGCCTTGGGAGGCAGAGGTACCTCCTCAGGCTGCGGCAGCTTTGCGTGCCTATATAGACAAAGCCCGCCCCCTTTTGGCGCAGCGCGGCCAAGGCAACATCTCTAGCCTTTGGCTTAACCGCAAAGGGAACGGCTTGCGTTATACAGGTATTGGGCGGTGCATCGCCCGGCAAACCCTGCGCATGACCGGCGTTCGGGTTCCACCCCACTTCTTTCGCGATGCCGCAGCCACGACCCTGGCAAGAAGCTCGCCCGAAAGTGCGCGCCTCATTCGCGGCGTCCTCGGACACAAAGGATTCAGAACAGCCGAACGGCACTACATCCATGCACAGACTATCGAGGCAGGACGCGACTACGCCTCCCTGATTGCCCGGCTGAAGGAGAATCGCCAATGA
- a CDS encoding helix-turn-helix domain-containing protein, giving the protein MPAKSKLANDPGVRLKTVKEVALEDNVSEKTVRRAISAGLLEVIRVGPGGRLIRIHPEAHTAYRRRCSWQE; this is encoded by the coding sequence ATGCCCGCGAAATCAAAACTTGCGAATGATCCAGGCGTCCGCCTGAAGACGGTCAAAGAGGTCGCGCTGGAAGACAATGTGTCCGAAAAAACCGTGCGCCGCGCGATCTCCGCTGGCCTTCTGGAGGTGATCCGGGTTGGCCCCGGCGGCCGCCTAATCCGCATTCATCCGGAGGCCCACACTGCCTACCGCCGCCGCTGCTCCTGGCAGGAATAG
- the tnpB gene encoding IS66 family insertion sequence element accessory protein TnpB (TnpB, as the term is used for proteins encoded by IS66 family insertion elements, is considered an accessory protein, since TnpC, encoded by a neighboring gene, is a DDE family transposase.), whose translation MIAPSNSFKIYLATTPVDFRKGIDGLANYVMSNFELDPFSGAFFVFRSKGRDKIKVLMWDGTGLVLIYKRIEGAGFIWPKLSDGTMTLTKAQFEALFEGIDWRRVASAPYHRPALFQSQHAEVQ comes from the coding sequence ATGATCGCACCGTCAAACTCATTCAAGATTTACCTGGCGACGACCCCAGTTGATTTCCGAAAGGGCATTGACGGTCTCGCCAACTACGTCATGAGCAACTTCGAACTTGATCCGTTTTCAGGTGCCTTCTTCGTGTTCCGTTCCAAGGGGCGTGACAAGATCAAGGTGCTTATGTGGGACGGTACTGGCCTGGTTCTGATCTACAAGCGCATCGAGGGCGCTGGTTTCATCTGGCCTAAATTGTCGGATGGGACAATGACCCTGACGAAGGCCCAGTTCGAAGCCCTGTTTGAGGGGATAGATTGGCGCCGGGTTGCCTCTGCGCCCTATCACCGCCCCGCTCTCTTTCAAAGCCAGCACGCCGAGGTTCAATAG
- a CDS encoding AAA family ATPase, whose translation MPLISFIDVRFFPPEETRERLEKRFTRHLRLLRCGLVAALRSGKQQLPEGDAEKLLSVDITHIDRIRVQRRAGRIIERRQAASGLAHLVRVDRERLTTLHDGVNLVEITTEHRADEIAAALHEEMPWMGAATEQIWHAMRRSVRDGTAGLRLPPILLDGPPGIGKSYWARRLGELLSVPTTVIEATNENASFGIVGSQKGWSNAAPGRVLETILQSRVANPVVVVDEVEKAGTAKSVSGRAFGLTEALLPLLEPMTAQNWSCPYYQVKFDMSWVAWVLTSNDFRSLPEPLLSRCPPIRLRHLTQAELVKFIRREGHKKGIDDTGIEAAVEAFARSGRKNQSMSLRTAARVIQRAYDLERHPILH comes from the coding sequence ATGCCATTGATATCCTTCATCGACGTCCGTTTTTTCCCGCCTGAGGAAACCAGAGAAAGACTGGAGAAGCGTTTCACCCGGCATCTGCGGCTGTTGAGGTGCGGGCTCGTAGCCGCTCTTAGATCTGGCAAACAACAGTTGCCCGAGGGTGATGCCGAAAAGCTGCTTTCGGTAGATATTACGCACATTGACAGGATCCGCGTTCAAAGACGCGCCGGAAGGATCATCGAACGCAGACAGGCTGCGTCCGGCCTCGCTCATCTCGTCAGAGTTGACCGCGAGCGCCTCACGACGCTGCATGACGGGGTCAATCTCGTGGAGATAACTACTGAGCATCGTGCTGATGAAATTGCGGCGGCGCTGCATGAAGAAATGCCATGGATGGGCGCCGCGACCGAGCAGATATGGCACGCGATGCGGAGGTCGGTTCGAGACGGAACGGCAGGACTTCGCTTGCCGCCTATTCTACTTGATGGACCGCCTGGGATTGGAAAAAGCTATTGGGCCCGCCGTCTGGGTGAATTGCTGTCGGTTCCTACGACAGTGATCGAAGCTACCAATGAGAACGCATCTTTTGGAATTGTCGGCTCACAGAAAGGCTGGAGCAATGCCGCTCCCGGCCGAGTTCTGGAAACCATTCTTCAATCTCGGGTCGCGAACCCGGTGGTTGTCGTTGACGAGGTCGAAAAAGCCGGCACGGCGAAATCTGTATCAGGACGAGCGTTTGGGCTGACCGAGGCCTTGCTGCCCCTCCTTGAGCCTATGACGGCGCAAAACTGGAGCTGCCCTTACTACCAAGTGAAATTCGACATGAGCTGGGTGGCGTGGGTGCTGACCTCGAATGACTTCCGGAGCCTGCCCGAGCCTCTTCTAAGCAGATGCCCGCCAATCCGTTTGCGGCATCTGACACAAGCTGAGCTGGTGAAATTTATTCGCCGCGAGGGTCACAAGAAGGGTATTGATGACACAGGGATCGAAGCTGCAGTGGAAGCGTTCGCTCGCTCGGGCCGGAAGAACCAGAGTATGAGTTTGCGAACCGCAGCGCGTGTAATCCAGCGTGCATACGATCTGGAACGACACCCGATTTTGCATTGA
- a CDS encoding calcium-binding protein produces the protein MPVYSIIDQNDAATDIVTITSSMFGANLVTHYDTEFVDHSDSHKVDVQSLGVSTLRFPGGAVTETHFDINKPNSAVSKIDSSVALTPMDEFFGAAGAIGADVSIVIPTQGGFETNALQALQSGTFGSRNQLDSDYVNDVLSYIDAALKNAEDNGVIVTAFELGNEFWGSGQMTAAEYGRLVGQLSVLVHKKLDAAGNDADILVQTTASAGIFSPNETSSIYVDVSGNVPSFYRQSYIDEEYDGVIPISFQTYTIDGQGRDWEQAADIAVGINAADGAPEAITGALLHYYANEGLAGVDAGKSNVFRRVNAFEELLDRSEDLPELTQHLTEWNPQEGTHDTKGLKHASMLVEMVYEMATHGVEAAQIWPLTFNQTQERALLNHHGDGLSISGEAFKMMSESLVGLQAKFDFEVLGKIDVHGYGDPEDDNSLVLFVSERSGEFSENVTLDVGRYIPNTSYFIVKTELWDGGAGGEDSNAVPVLNYSDGAVTTGGLVELDLNAWANTRIEISYITERADIIVGRGGNDSIIGAGGNDLLEGNAGSDTLYGGAGDDEIMGGSGNDEIDGGANYDTIDAGEGNDSVWGGNGRDLVLLGDGSDVFHDNGQNDQHGQDTVYGGAGHDVINGGGGHDLLCGNEGNDSISGGIGNDQIHGGKNYDTIDAGEGNDSVWGGNGRDLVLLGDGNDVFHDNGQNDQHGQDTVYGGAGDDLINGSGGNDTFNGGSGKDIVSGGAGNDVFEFKTGDLVDWDELSGTVTERSTQLDLVRDFVVGEDKIEFDGFSGVENRSDLKAWKTVIDNNDYFTVCVRSTNERILFDVEDDVTWQDFFQDSNFLFF, from the coding sequence ATGCCCGTTTATTCCATTATTGATCAAAATGATGCCGCAACAGACATCGTGACAATCACCTCATCCATGTTTGGGGCGAATTTGGTAACGCACTACGACACCGAGTTCGTTGACCATTCCGACAGTCATAAAGTAGATGTTCAGAGCTTGGGAGTTTCAACACTTCGGTTTCCTGGCGGGGCTGTCACCGAAACGCACTTCGACATAAACAAACCAAACTCGGCCGTATCAAAAATTGATTCCTCTGTGGCTTTAACACCAATGGATGAATTTTTTGGGGCCGCGGGAGCCATAGGTGCTGATGTTTCGATTGTCATCCCTACCCAAGGCGGGTTTGAAACCAATGCTTTACAGGCCTTGCAGAGCGGCACATTCGGCTCCAGAAATCAATTGGATTCGGATTATGTGAATGACGTACTTTCCTACATTGATGCAGCTCTAAAGAATGCTGAGGATAACGGCGTTATCGTTACGGCATTCGAGCTCGGAAATGAGTTCTGGGGCAGTGGCCAAATGACAGCCGCCGAGTATGGTCGCCTTGTCGGGCAACTTTCCGTTCTGGTGCACAAAAAACTTGATGCCGCTGGAAATGATGCCGACATTCTCGTGCAGACCACGGCTTCTGCCGGGATATTCTCGCCAAATGAAACGTCTTCGATCTATGTCGATGTGAGCGGCAATGTACCGTCATTTTACAGGCAAAGCTACATTGACGAGGAATACGATGGCGTCATTCCCATCAGTTTCCAGACTTACACTATAGATGGTCAAGGCCGGGATTGGGAGCAGGCAGCAGATATTGCAGTTGGCATAAATGCGGCAGATGGTGCACCAGAGGCAATCACCGGCGCCCTCCTACACTACTATGCCAATGAAGGTCTCGCAGGAGTGGATGCAGGAAAATCAAATGTTTTTCGACGGGTCAATGCGTTTGAGGAATTGCTCGACAGATCCGAGGATTTGCCAGAGTTGACGCAGCATCTAACAGAATGGAATCCGCAAGAAGGTACACACGACACTAAGGGCCTCAAGCATGCTTCAATGCTGGTGGAGATGGTCTATGAAATGGCCACACATGGGGTGGAAGCAGCGCAGATCTGGCCACTTACCTTCAACCAAACGCAAGAAAGGGCCCTTCTAAATCATCACGGAGACGGGTTATCGATTTCTGGTGAAGCTTTCAAGATGATGAGCGAAAGCCTCGTGGGTCTTCAAGCCAAGTTCGATTTTGAAGTTCTGGGAAAGATCGACGTACATGGGTATGGAGATCCCGAGGATGACAATTCTCTCGTACTCTTCGTTTCGGAGCGCAGTGGTGAATTTTCCGAAAATGTTACCCTTGATGTAGGCAGGTACATTCCTAACACATCCTATTTCATCGTAAAGACCGAACTCTGGGACGGTGGTGCAGGCGGCGAAGATTCAAATGCAGTTCCGGTACTAAATTACAGCGATGGTGCCGTCACTACGGGTGGCCTAGTTGAGCTTGACCTGAACGCGTGGGCGAATACCAGGATCGAAATCTCTTACATAACGGAGAGAGCAGACATCATTGTCGGTCGTGGCGGAAATGACTCAATTATCGGTGCTGGAGGCAATGATTTGCTCGAAGGGAACGCAGGTAGCGATACTCTATACGGAGGGGCAGGAGACGATGAAATCATGGGTGGAAGTGGCAACGACGAGATTGATGGCGGCGCAAATTACGACACTATTGACGCTGGAGAAGGAAACGACAGCGTATGGGGCGGCAACGGGCGCGACCTTGTCTTACTCGGCGATGGAAGTGATGTGTTCCATGACAACGGCCAGAATGATCAACATGGCCAAGACACGGTCTACGGCGGAGCCGGCCATGACGTAATCAATGGTGGCGGCGGCCATGACCTTTTATGCGGTAATGAAGGGAACGACTCCATTTCAGGCGGGATAGGCAATGATCAAATTCACGGCGGCAAAAATTACGACACTATTGACGCTGGAGAGGGAAATGACAGCGTATGGGGCGGTAACGGGCGTGACCTTGTCTTACTCGGCGATGGAAATGATGTGTTCCATGACAACGGCCAGAATGATCAACATGGCCAAGACACGGTCTACGGCGGAGCTGGAGATGATTTGATTAACGGCTCCGGTGGCAATGACACTTTCAATGGCGGAAGCGGAAAAGATATTGTATCCGGAGGTGCCGGGAATGACGTGTTTGAATTCAAAACTGGAGACTTGGTCGACTGGGATGAGCTAAGCGGAACGGTCACTGAAAGAAGCACTCAGCTAGATTTGGTGCGAGATTTTGTAGTTGGCGAGGACAAAATTGAATTTGATGGATTCTCTGGTGTCGAAAACCGCTCTGACTTGAAGGCTTGGAAAACCGTTATAGATAATAACGATTATTTTACAGTGTGTGTCAGATCGACCAATGAACGCATCTTATTTGACGTTGAAGATGACGTTACTTGGCAAGATTTCTTTCAAGATTCCAACTTCCTATTTTTTTGA
- a CDS encoding recombinase family protein, whose translation MQREASIEDQLRLCRERAASEGWRVADNFSDRAISGASMLRPGLQALFQAAQDGQFDVVLSEALDRLSRDQADIAAIYKRLSFTGVRIVTLAEGEIGELHVGLKGTMNQLFLKDLADKTRRGLRGRVEAGRSGGGNSYGYDVIRCLGADGLPVTGERRINEPEAAIIRRVFAEFATGHSPKAIARRLNNEAIPGPRGKLWRDTAIRGHRARGTGLLNNELYIGRLVWNRLRYVKDPQTGKRVSRLNDPSDWITTEVPELRIVDDSLWEAVKARQGKIEAEPRVQAMKATRFWEKRRKLHLLTGIAFCGSCGGPLAAAGRDYLACSAARKLGTCNHKESVRRPILEEAVLNLLRARLMQPDAVAAFVKAFTKAANTEADSQEAARARLKSERATASHKLDGLYDAIAEGLRTPGLLVRLEELEARLSELDSELAAPAPEP comes from the coding sequence ATGCAGCGCGAGGCGTCGATTGAGGACCAGCTGCGGCTCTGCCGGGAACGCGCCGCGTCCGAAGGCTGGCGTGTCGCCGACAACTTCTCCGACCGCGCCATCTCCGGCGCTTCCATGCTGCGGCCCGGCCTGCAAGCGCTGTTCCAAGCCGCACAGGACGGACAGTTCGATGTGGTGCTGTCGGAAGCCCTGGACCGGCTCAGCCGTGATCAGGCCGACATTGCGGCGATCTACAAACGCCTCTCCTTCACCGGAGTGCGTATCGTCACCTTGGCCGAGGGAGAGATCGGTGAACTGCACGTGGGCCTCAAGGGCACCATGAACCAGCTCTTCCTGAAAGACTTGGCTGACAAGACACGCCGCGGTTTGCGCGGGCGCGTCGAAGCCGGGCGCTCGGGCGGTGGTAACAGCTATGGCTACGACGTGATCCGCTGCCTTGGCGCCGACGGACTGCCGGTGACCGGTGAGCGGCGCATCAATGAACCCGAGGCCGCCATCATCCGGCGCGTCTTCGCGGAGTTCGCTACCGGGCACTCTCCCAAGGCCATTGCCCGGCGCCTAAACAACGAAGCCATTCCCGGCCCCCGCGGCAAACTCTGGCGGGATACGGCAATACGCGGACACCGCGCGCGCGGCACCGGGCTCCTGAACAATGAACTCTATATCGGCCGCCTCGTCTGGAACCGGCTTCGCTACGTGAAAGATCCGCAAACCGGCAAGCGTGTCTCGCGCCTCAATGATCCGTCTGACTGGATTACCACAGAGGTGCCGGAGCTGCGCATCGTCGATGACAGCCTCTGGGAGGCCGTGAAAGCGCGCCAGGGGAAAATTGAGGCCGAGCCCCGGGTACAGGCCATGAAAGCCACCCGCTTCTGGGAGAAGCGGCGTAAACTGCATCTCCTGACCGGGATTGCATTCTGCGGCAGCTGTGGCGGGCCGCTGGCGGCTGCGGGCCGGGACTACCTTGCCTGCTCCGCCGCCCGTAAGCTCGGAACCTGCAACCACAAAGAATCCGTGCGGCGCCCAATTTTGGAAGAAGCCGTGCTGAACTTGTTGCGCGCCAGGCTGATGCAGCCCGATGCCGTCGCCGCCTTCGTCAAGGCATTCACAAAGGCCGCCAACACCGAAGCTGACAGCCAGGAAGCAGCCCGCGCGCGGCTCAAGTCTGAACGCGCCACCGCCAGTCACAAGCTTGACGGGCTTTATGACGCGATTGCAGAAGGCCTCCGCACCCCCGGTCTTCTGGTTCGGCTGGAAGAACTGGAGGCACGCCTCTCAGAGCTAGATTCCGAACTCGCGGCTCCTGCCCCAGAACCGTAA